The Gemella massiliensis genome contains a region encoding:
- the glgA gene encoding glycogen synthase GlgA encodes MKVLFVAAEAAPFVKVGGLGDVIGSLPKALQDEDVEARVILPLYTSIDREKFNLQYKKHIFINLGWRKAYCGIFETEIDGVKFYFIDNEQYFNRSSIYGQDDDGERFAFFSKAALEILPHIEYKPDVLNANDWHTALSVIYLDDLKSRGENFYNKIKSVISIHNIEFQGIFNPYDMGDLFGLDNKYFDALINNGNLNLLKGAIQLADCINTVSETYSHEILEPYFSYGLDSILRVEQGKLHGIVNGLDIDKFNPKTDKQLYKNYDLETIKNKVQNKLKLQEEMALEINENIPMIGMVTRLTHQKGIDLLLHVADEILKCGAQLIILGIGDSHYEDALRSLEFRRHDKVRSLIMFSGEMSAKIYGACDMFLMPSKTEPCGLSQMISMRYGTVPIVHRVGGLKDTVEPFNGSQGTGFTFETFDAYDMLDAIYRATYCYYQERYNWNKIIKNAMQQDVSWKKSAVKYINMYKLIV; translated from the coding sequence ATGAAAGTGTTATTTGTGGCAGCAGAGGCTGCACCTTTTGTTAAAGTTGGCGGACTAGGTGATGTAATAGGTTCGTTACCAAAAGCATTGCAAGATGAAGATGTTGAAGCAAGAGTAATTTTACCGTTATATACTTCAATTGATAGAGAAAAATTTAATTTACAATATAAAAAACATATTTTTATTAATTTAGGTTGGAGAAAAGCATACTGCGGTATTTTTGAAACGGAAATTGATGGTGTAAAATTTTATTTTATTGATAATGAACAATATTTTAATCGTTCGAGTATTTATGGACAAGATGATGATGGAGAGCGTTTTGCATTTTTCTCAAAAGCGGCATTGGAAATATTACCTCATATAGAATATAAACCGGATGTTCTTAATGCTAACGATTGGCATACAGCACTATCAGTTATATATTTAGATGATTTGAAATCACGTGGTGAAAATTTTTATAATAAAATAAAAAGTGTCATTTCAATTCATAACATAGAATTCCAAGGAATATTCAATCCATATGATATGGGAGATTTATTCGGTTTAGATAATAAATATTTTGATGCATTAATTAATAACGGTAATTTGAATTTATTAAAAGGTGCTATTCAATTGGCGGATTGTATTAATACGGTGAGTGAAACATATTCTCATGAAATTTTAGAACCGTATTTTTCTTATGGTTTAGACAGTATATTAAGGGTTGAACAAGGGAAACTACATGGTATTGTTAATGGTTTAGATATAGACAAATTTAATCCAAAAACAGATAAACAACTTTATAAGAATTACGATTTGGAAACTATTAAAAATAAAGTACAAAATAAATTAAAATTACAAGAAGAAATGGCGTTGGAGATAAATGAAAATATACCGATGATAGGTATGGTAACCCGCCTTACACATCAAAAGGGAATTGACTTATTATTGCATGTAGCTGATGAAATTTTAAAATGCGGAGCGCAGCTAATTATTCTCGGTATAGGTGATAGTCATTATGAGGATGCGTTACGTTCTTTAGAGTTTAGACGTCATGATAAAGTGCGCAGTTTAATCATGTTTTCCGGCGAAATGTCGGCAAAGATATATGGAGCATGCGACATGTTTCTTATGCCGTCAAAAACAGAACCATGTGGATTGTCACAAATGATTTCAATGCGTTACGGTACTGTTCCGATCGTTCATCGTGTAGGAGGATTGAAAGATACTGTTGAACCGTTTAACGGATCTCAAGGCACAGGATTTACTTTTGAAACATTTGATGCTTATGATATGTTGGATGCGATTTATAGAGCAACGTATTGCTATTATCAAGAACGTTATAACTGGAATAAAATAATAAAAAACGCCATGCAACAAGATGTTAGTTGGAAAAAATCAGCAGTAAAATATATAAATATGTATAAGTTGATAGTTTAA
- the glgD gene encoding glucose-1-phosphate adenylyltransferase subunit GlgD, with amino-acid sequence MKIERRGKFDMVNAFCILFADSYKKSNDLQGLVRDRTLASLPVASRYRMVDFMLSSLVKAEVPNIAIVSNQNYKSLMDHVGWGKDWDLNRKNRGLKFITPLSNHLSTRVARNKIEALSNTVVYADSLLEEYCILVDSNIIGNIDFKEMLKYHLATNADITLAYTYRQPNIGESQIIFDENNRVYDSLYHFNGSNEVCATQVKIYNMTKELFKEVVKKGLTLGWEDILLDYVAKNFHQLNVYAYEITGYSMTINTVKSYFEFNRDLLNRDKLNEVFLSGTDILTRVQDSVPTRYGEHSVVSNSLLGDGCVIKGTVENSILFRDVVVEEGAIVKNSIIMQNGIINRNAYVDYIISDKLVEISEDMKLKGAENNPIIIEKGKRV; translated from the coding sequence ATGAAAATAGAAAGGCGGGGGAAATTTGATATGGTAAATGCCTTTTGTATATTGTTCGCAGATAGTTATAAAAAAAGCAATGATTTGCAAGGATTGGTAAGAGATAGAACACTTGCGTCGTTACCGGTTGCATCGAGATATAGAATGGTGGATTTTATGTTGTCGTCATTGGTTAAGGCGGAAGTGCCGAATATAGCAATCGTCAGTAATCAAAACTATAAATCATTAATGGATCATGTAGGTTGGGGGAAAGATTGGGATTTAAATCGTAAAAATCGTGGACTTAAGTTCATTACCCCTTTATCAAATCATTTATCAACACGTGTGGCACGCAATAAAATAGAAGCATTGAGTAATACAGTGGTATATGCAGATAGTTTATTGGAAGAATATTGTATTCTAGTGGATTCTAATATTATTGGTAATATTGACTTTAAAGAAATGTTAAAATATCATTTAGCTACTAATGCAGATATAACACTTGCGTATACTTATAGACAACCTAATATTGGTGAATCACAAATTATTTTTGATGAAAATAATCGCGTGTATGACAGCTTATATCATTTTAACGGTTCGAATGAAGTATGTGCAACGCAAGTTAAAATTTATAATATGACTAAAGAGTTATTTAAAGAGGTTGTAAAAAAGGGATTAACACTAGGTTGGGAAGATATACTGTTAGATTATGTAGCTAAAAACTTCCACCAGTTAAATGTTTATGCCTACGAAATAACAGGGTATAGTATGACTATTAATACGGTGAAATCATATTTTGAATTTAACAGAGATTTATTAAATCGTGATAAATTAAATGAAGTATTTTTATCAGGGACGGATATACTAACGCGGGTTCAAGATAGTGTACCTACACGTTACGGAGAACATTCTGTAGTAAGTAATTCATTGTTGGGAGATGGTTGTGTAATCAAAGGAACTGTTGAGAATAGTATTTTATTTAGAGACGTGGTAGTGGAAGAAGGAGCAATAGTAAAAAATTCAATTATTATGCAAAATGGAATAATTAATCGTAATGCATATGTTGATTATATTATTTCAGATAAATTAGTTGAAATATCAGAAGATATGAAACTAAAAGGTGCAGAAAACAATCCTATAATTATTGAAAAAGGAAAAAGAGTATAA